A part of Myxococcus landrumus genomic DNA contains:
- a CDS encoding stage II sporulation protein M, with amino-acid sequence MAAPLPTFVAQHRANWDALEALLARQREGTLTLQELRTLDSLYRRAASDLAHAQTFYPDTDAHRFLNQLCARAYGAIYQPPRERWAHVRAFFRRDFPRTLRRELRYVGASGALFILGLLVGALVVLWEPRGAELLVPSGVRQYVAQGRMWTDDILSVAPPDTVSSGIATNNLTVTILTFALGLFYGLGTMFVLVNNGVQIGAITALCAREGMAGGLLDFIAAHGPVELSIIVIAGGAGLMVGQALVDPGELPRGQALALRGREAVKLVLGCAPFLACIGMVEGYVSPGDLFPTWAKAALGLSQGGLFWAYLLRAGRAEAEATEAPAVSAS; translated from the coding sequence ATGGCCGCCCCGCTGCCCACCTTCGTCGCCCAGCATCGGGCGAACTGGGATGCCCTGGAGGCGCTGCTCGCGCGCCAGCGAGAAGGCACGCTGACCCTCCAGGAGCTGCGCACGCTGGACTCGCTGTACCGGCGCGCCGCATCCGACCTGGCGCATGCACAGACGTTCTATCCAGACACCGACGCGCACCGCTTCCTCAACCAGCTCTGCGCGCGGGCCTATGGAGCCATCTACCAACCTCCGCGCGAGCGGTGGGCCCACGTCCGGGCGTTCTTCCGCCGCGACTTCCCCAGGACGCTGCGCCGCGAGCTGCGCTACGTGGGCGCCAGCGGCGCGCTGTTCATCCTGGGTCTGCTGGTGGGCGCGCTGGTGGTGCTGTGGGAGCCGCGCGGCGCGGAGCTGCTCGTGCCTTCCGGGGTCCGTCAGTACGTGGCCCAGGGACGCATGTGGACGGACGACATCCTGTCGGTGGCACCGCCCGACACGGTGTCCTCGGGCATCGCCACCAACAACCTCACCGTCACCATCCTCACCTTCGCCCTGGGCCTCTTCTACGGCCTGGGGACCATGTTCGTACTGGTGAACAACGGCGTGCAGATTGGCGCCATCACCGCGCTGTGCGCGCGTGAGGGCATGGCGGGGGGGCTCCTGGACTTCATCGCCGCGCATGGACCGGTGGAGCTGTCCATCATCGTCATCGCGGGCGGCGCGGGGTTGATGGTGGGCCAGGCCCTGGTCGACCCGGGAGAGCTCCCCCGGGGACAGGCGCTGGCCCTGCGAGGGCGCGAAGCGGTGAAGCTGGTGCTGGGCTGCGCGCCCTTCCTCGCCTGCATCGGCATGGTGGAGGGCTACGTGTCCCCAGGCGACCTGTTCCCCACCTGGGCGAAGGCGGCGCTGGGGCTCAGCCAGGGAGGCCTGTTCTGGGCCTACCTGCTGCGCGCGGGCAGGGCCGAGGCGGAGGCCACCGAAGCGCCCGCGGTCAGCGCTTCCTGA
- a CDS encoding J domain-containing protein, which translates to MNAAGSSWRTLENVEVECTHCGIRMTLQMGNRVRYYRCSGCHRWVSSTYTDVLRADAKVRTHPVKDSGAADERFIEVKDRLERWLSAIEDQDPYHLLGVSPLDSPEKVRARYHALALERHPDRGGSVEKMRELNVAYERILRHQQRKRQEALTAGASVASASALPARSR; encoded by the coding sequence ATGAACGCGGCGGGTTCGAGCTGGCGGACACTGGAAAACGTCGAGGTGGAGTGCACCCACTGCGGCATCCGGATGACCCTTCAGATGGGGAACCGGGTTCGCTACTACCGGTGCTCGGGGTGTCACCGCTGGGTCTCCAGCACCTACACCGACGTGCTCCGTGCGGACGCGAAGGTGCGCACCCACCCGGTGAAGGACTCCGGGGCGGCGGATGAGCGGTTCATCGAGGTGAAGGACCGGCTGGAGCGCTGGCTGTCCGCCATCGAGGACCAGGACCCGTACCACCTGCTGGGCGTGTCGCCACTGGACTCCCCGGAGAAGGTGCGCGCGCGCTACCACGCGCTGGCGCTGGAGCGGCACCCGGACCGGGGCGGCTCCGTGGAGAAGATGCGCGAGCTGAACGTGGCCTACGAGCGCATCCTCCGGCACCAGCAGCGCAAGCGTCAGGAAGCGCTGACCGCGGGCGCTTCGGTGGCCTCCGCCTCGGCCCTGCCCGCGCGCAGCAGGTAG
- a CDS encoding HEAT repeat domain-containing protein, whose amino-acid sequence MSPLLVAGMLLVTAAPARTPAPARPPAEAPRPAPEPTKPPQVTSPDDTALLRALLWAARPAPEEIRAIAVEDLGLLGDPRALDSLATYLWDPNPRTQQAVLRAVALFQHPRAEELLGNVVRHPRMPDALKIQALNGLVFQRTGSARRTVQDAATDSRLSSAVQNAARAVAAQWDAPPAAR is encoded by the coding sequence ATGAGCCCCCTGCTCGTCGCCGGAATGCTGCTCGTCACCGCCGCCCCGGCGCGGACACCCGCCCCGGCCCGTCCCCCCGCCGAGGCCCCGCGCCCCGCACCGGAGCCCACCAAGCCCCCCCAGGTCACCTCCCCGGACGACACCGCCCTGCTGCGCGCCCTGCTCTGGGCCGCGCGCCCCGCCCCCGAGGAGATTCGCGCCATCGCCGTGGAGGACCTGGGGCTGCTGGGAGACCCACGCGCCCTGGACTCGCTCGCCACGTATCTGTGGGACCCCAATCCCCGCACCCAGCAGGCCGTGCTGCGCGCCGTGGCCCTCTTCCAGCACCCTCGCGCCGAGGAGCTGCTGGGCAACGTCGTGCGCCACCCCCGCATGCCGGACGCGCTGAAAATCCAGGCCCTCAACGGCCTCGTCTTCCAGCGGACCGGCTCCGCGCGCCGCACCGTCCAGGACGCGGCCACCGACTCTCGCCTCTCCTCCGCCGTGCAGAACGCCGCCCGCGCCGTCGCCGCGCAGTGGGATGCGCCTCCCGCCGCGCGCTGA
- a CDS encoding DivIVA domain-containing protein gives MKITPLDIRQKRFDTALRGFSRREVEAYLELIAGEFEEVVKENIALKEELKRTQLKLEQHQERERTLQETMVTAQRISEDLQSAAKKEAEIIIADAEHQAEKIVHGAHQRLVQVVEDINELKRQRTQFESQVRSVLDAHQKLLETFKSPTFADRDYARVEDNVAYLSQKKANVSE, from the coding sequence ATGAAGATCACCCCGCTCGACATCCGGCAGAAGCGGTTCGACACGGCGCTGCGAGGCTTCTCCCGCCGCGAAGTCGAGGCCTACCTCGAGTTGATTGCCGGCGAGTTCGAGGAAGTGGTGAAGGAGAACATCGCGCTCAAGGAGGAGCTGAAGCGCACCCAGCTCAAGCTCGAGCAGCACCAGGAGCGCGAGCGCACCCTCCAGGAGACGATGGTCACCGCCCAGCGCATCAGCGAGGACCTCCAGTCCGCCGCGAAGAAGGAAGCGGAAATCATCATCGCGGATGCCGAGCACCAGGCGGAGAAGATCGTCCACGGCGCGCACCAGCGGCTGGTGCAGGTCGTGGAGGATATCAACGAGCTCAAGCGCCAGCGCACGCAGTTCGAGTCGCAGGTGCGCTCGGTGCTGGACGCGCACCAGAAGCTGCTGGAGACCTTCAAGAGCCCCACCTTCGCGGACCGCGACTACGCGCGCGTCGAGGACAACGTCGCGTACCTGTCCCAGAAGAAGGCCAACGTCAGCGAGTAG
- a CDS encoding DUF167 domain-containing protein, which yields MAVPWLKALPDGVELALLIQPRASRTRVVGEHDGLLKIQLAAPPVDGEANAALVEFLAKKLGVPRRQVTLLAGDASRRKRVQVAGVDAAWTEAVMSGG from the coding sequence ATGGCGGTCCCCTGGCTGAAGGCCTTGCCGGACGGCGTGGAGCTGGCCCTGCTCATCCAACCCAGGGCCTCTCGCACTCGCGTCGTGGGTGAGCATGACGGTCTGTTGAAAATCCAGCTCGCGGCTCCGCCCGTGGACGGAGAAGCCAACGCCGCGCTGGTGGAGTTCCTCGCCAAGAAGCTGGGTGTGCCCAGGCGGCAGGTCACCCTCCTGGCGGGTGACGCATCGCGCAGAAAACGGGTCCAGGTCGCAGGGGTTGATGCGGCGTGGACCGAGGCTGTTATGTCTGGGGGATAG
- a CDS encoding peptidase MA family metallohydrolase: MRHLLVLLLLLLAMPKAWAQHLGEGSSLHPHGHEALVDDVVLVPHARPPLVVGEVTTRRFRILHTEKAAGAAKVLATQIESVRDSFGRILGRDWTGVTEVRLGVGREEFEALALPGGRPPGWAVALAYPSHQIILLEAQSLNAPDGQQTLRHELAHVALGQLARGWPRWFQEGVAQNVTGERFSLTHYSALFRAVTQERVFHFEDLSSAWPDLPADVEIAYAQSAAFVAHLSARYGPVAMRELVDGVSRGEPFETSFGKAFHTSLDVEETSWREGLAARYGWLPLTTSSALLWLTASVLCVAAYVRRRRQKAVRLAEMAAQEAADEAALRLMLVAQQQAPEAGSAPPGTTPLSQEVYWQGAPSEPEHPEVAPHAESSSGEFTVAPEHDSEPVDMDGDGSKARVPKPTLH, encoded by the coding sequence ATGCGCCACCTGCTCGTCCTGCTTCTGTTGCTGCTGGCCATGCCCAAGGCGTGGGCCCAGCACCTGGGTGAAGGTTCCAGCCTCCATCCGCATGGGCATGAAGCCCTCGTGGACGACGTGGTCCTCGTCCCCCACGCCCGTCCTCCGCTCGTCGTGGGCGAGGTGACGACGCGGCGCTTCCGCATCCTCCACACGGAGAAGGCGGCGGGCGCGGCGAAGGTGCTGGCCACGCAGATTGAGTCCGTGCGCGACAGCTTCGGCCGCATCCTGGGCCGGGACTGGACGGGCGTGACGGAGGTGCGGCTGGGCGTGGGGCGCGAGGAGTTCGAGGCCCTGGCGCTCCCTGGTGGCAGGCCTCCGGGCTGGGCCGTGGCGCTCGCCTACCCCTCCCATCAAATCATCCTGCTGGAGGCCCAGAGCCTCAACGCGCCCGATGGACAGCAGACGCTGCGACACGAGCTTGCCCACGTGGCGCTGGGACAGCTCGCCCGAGGCTGGCCGCGCTGGTTCCAGGAGGGCGTCGCGCAGAACGTCACCGGCGAGCGCTTCTCCCTCACCCACTACTCCGCCCTCTTCCGAGCCGTCACCCAGGAGCGCGTCTTCCACTTCGAGGACCTGTCCAGCGCCTGGCCGGACCTGCCCGCCGACGTGGAGATTGCCTATGCGCAGAGCGCCGCCTTCGTCGCGCACCTCTCCGCCCGATATGGCCCCGTGGCCATGCGCGAGCTGGTGGACGGGGTCAGCCGCGGCGAGCCCTTCGAGACTTCGTTCGGCAAGGCCTTCCACACCTCGCTGGATGTGGAGGAGACCAGCTGGCGCGAGGGGCTCGCGGCCCGCTACGGCTGGCTGCCGCTCACCACCAGCTCCGCCCTGCTGTGGCTGACGGCCTCCGTGCTGTGCGTGGCCGCGTATGTGCGGCGGCGCCGGCAGAAGGCCGTCCGGCTGGCGGAGATGGCGGCCCAGGAAGCCGCGGACGAGGCCGCGCTGCGACTGATGCTCGTGGCGCAGCAGCAGGCCCCCGAAGCCGGCTCGGCCCCGCCCGGCACGACTCCGCTCTCACAGGAGGTGTACTGGCAGGGCGCCCCCTCCGAGCCCGAGCACCCCGAGGTGGCTCCCCACGCCGAGTCTTCTTCCGGCGAGTTCACCGTGGCTCCGGAGCACGACAGTGAGCCAGTGGACATGGACGGCGACGGGTCCAAGGCCCGTGTGCCCAAGCCCACCCTCCACTGA
- the polA gene encoding DNA polymerase I, which translates to MADTSPPRSAPTLVLIDASGFIFRAYHAIPPLTTSKGVPTNAVLGFTRMVLKALRDLKPTHVALAFDKESRAERQKLDPNYKAHREGPPEDLVPQFGLIRRVTEALNLPVLEMPGWEADDVIGTLSQKARAEGFQVQVVTGDKDFIQIVDEDVRLFDPMKEVHTGPAEVKERLGIEPRQMRDYLALIGDAVDNVAKVPGIGPKTATELIQQFGDVDTLLSRLAEVKKPKIRDAIASHRDSLLLARQLVSFKMDLPLDVRVAELTRKAPDAAKARELFTELEFYALLKELPQQGATESTSAEPAREKPAPLATATALVTTDAELQALAEAVRAAGSVSVIPAYEGMPFAAKLVGVGLALPDATLHYVPLRHGVLGATQVRPDAFTAAMKGVLEDPAVKKGGHDLKALTLVLANEGIELGGAHDDVELLSYLLNPSRREHALVDLARERLASELPGLPPAAEGKRGKKDRPLADHSPEELASGFAVRAEAARRLAPELWKELEEAKLAQLARELELPLLPILARMERRGVSLDTQELARISVKVDAAVESQVKEVYKHAGREFNIGSNPQLVQVLFTDLNLPIIKRGKTGPSADQEVLEKLAEEHPLPNAIIEYRSLSKLKSTYLDTLPTLVAADKRIHTTYHQAATATGRLSSTDPNLQNIPVRTELGREIRRAFVAAEGHQLVSADYSQVELRLLAHIADDPVLIEAFRHDEDVHSRTAAEVFGVAPDQVDREQRRVAKMVNFGIAYGLSPHGLSTRLGIPQETARDIIERYFTRYAGIRRYLEDTVNNARKTGYVETLYGRRRYMADLMSKNRAVAQAAERAAINMPIQGTAADLIKKAMLVVEADLRAKGLRTVMLLQVHDELLLEAPDAEVEQVKGLVAAGMANVATLKVPLKVDVGSGRSWADAH; encoded by the coding sequence ATGGCCGACACCAGCCCTCCGCGCTCCGCGCCCACCCTGGTCCTCATCGACGCGTCCGGCTTCATCTTCCGCGCCTACCACGCCATCCCGCCGCTCACGACGAGCAAGGGCGTGCCCACCAATGCCGTGCTCGGCTTCACGCGCATGGTGCTCAAGGCGCTTCGGGACTTGAAGCCCACCCACGTGGCGCTCGCCTTCGACAAGGAGAGCCGCGCGGAGCGACAGAAGCTCGACCCCAACTACAAGGCGCACCGCGAAGGTCCTCCCGAGGACCTGGTGCCGCAGTTCGGGCTCATCCGCCGCGTGACGGAGGCGCTCAACCTGCCCGTGCTGGAGATGCCGGGCTGGGAGGCCGACGACGTCATCGGCACGCTCTCCCAGAAGGCCCGGGCGGAAGGGTTCCAGGTCCAGGTCGTCACCGGGGACAAGGACTTCATCCAAATCGTGGATGAGGACGTGCGCCTGTTCGACCCGATGAAGGAAGTGCACACCGGGCCCGCGGAGGTGAAGGAGCGGCTGGGCATCGAGCCCCGGCAGATGCGCGACTACCTGGCGCTCATCGGCGACGCGGTGGACAACGTGGCCAAGGTGCCGGGCATCGGCCCCAAGACGGCCACGGAGCTCATCCAACAGTTTGGCGACGTGGACACTCTGTTGTCACGGCTGGCCGAGGTGAAGAAGCCCAAGATTCGGGACGCCATCGCCTCGCACCGCGACAGCCTCCTGCTCGCCCGGCAGCTCGTGTCCTTCAAGATGGACCTGCCGCTGGATGTCCGCGTCGCGGAGCTGACGCGCAAGGCGCCGGACGCCGCGAAGGCCCGGGAGCTCTTCACGGAGCTGGAGTTCTACGCGCTGCTCAAGGAGCTCCCCCAGCAGGGGGCGACGGAGTCCACGTCCGCCGAGCCCGCGAGGGAGAAGCCCGCGCCGCTGGCCACCGCCACCGCGCTGGTCACCACCGACGCGGAGCTCCAGGCGCTGGCGGAAGCCGTGCGCGCCGCGGGCTCCGTCAGCGTGATTCCCGCCTACGAGGGGATGCCCTTCGCCGCGAAGCTGGTGGGCGTGGGCCTGGCGCTTCCGGATGCGACCCTCCACTACGTGCCGCTGCGTCACGGGGTGCTTGGGGCGACGCAGGTGCGGCCCGATGCCTTCACCGCCGCGATGAAGGGCGTGCTGGAGGACCCGGCGGTGAAGAAGGGCGGGCATGACCTCAAGGCCCTCACCCTGGTGCTGGCGAACGAGGGAATCGAGCTGGGCGGGGCCCATGACGACGTGGAGCTCTTGAGCTACCTGCTCAACCCGTCGCGCCGCGAGCACGCGCTCGTGGACCTGGCCCGGGAGCGGCTGGCCTCGGAGCTGCCGGGGCTGCCCCCGGCGGCGGAGGGCAAGCGCGGGAAGAAGGACCGGCCGCTGGCGGACCACTCGCCGGAGGAGCTGGCCTCGGGCTTCGCGGTGCGCGCGGAGGCGGCGCGCAGGTTGGCGCCGGAGCTGTGGAAGGAGCTGGAGGAGGCGAAGCTGGCGCAGCTCGCGCGGGAGCTGGAGCTTCCGCTCCTGCCCATCCTCGCGCGCATGGAGCGGCGGGGCGTGAGCCTGGACACGCAGGAGCTCGCGCGCATCTCGGTGAAGGTGGACGCGGCCGTCGAGTCGCAGGTGAAGGAGGTCTACAAACACGCGGGCCGCGAGTTCAACATCGGCTCCAACCCGCAGCTGGTGCAGGTGCTCTTCACGGACTTGAACCTGCCCATCATCAAGCGCGGCAAGACGGGGCCGTCCGCGGACCAGGAGGTGCTGGAGAAGCTGGCGGAGGAGCACCCGCTGCCCAACGCCATCATCGAGTACCGCAGTCTGTCCAAGCTCAAGAGCACCTACCTGGACACGCTGCCCACGCTGGTGGCGGCCGACAAGCGCATCCACACGACGTACCACCAGGCGGCCACCGCCACCGGGCGCCTGTCGTCCACGGACCCGAATCTCCAGAACATCCCCGTGCGCACGGAGCTGGGCCGCGAGATTCGCCGCGCCTTCGTCGCGGCCGAGGGCCATCAACTGGTCAGCGCCGACTACAGCCAGGTGGAGCTGCGGCTGCTGGCCCACATCGCCGATGACCCCGTGCTCATCGAGGCGTTCCGGCATGACGAGGACGTGCACAGCCGCACCGCCGCGGAGGTGTTCGGCGTCGCTCCGGACCAGGTGGACCGCGAGCAGCGCCGCGTGGCGAAGATGGTGAACTTCGGCATCGCCTACGGCCTGTCTCCTCACGGCCTGTCGACGCGGCTGGGCATTCCCCAGGAGACGGCGCGAGACATCATCGAGCGCTACTTCACGCGCTACGCCGGTATCCGCCGCTACCTGGAGGACACCGTCAACAACGCCCGCAAGACGGGCTACGTGGAGACGCTCTACGGGCGCCGTCGCTACATGGCGGACCTGATGTCGAAGAACCGCGCCGTGGCCCAGGCGGCCGAGCGCGCCGCCATCAACATGCCGATTCAGGGCACGGCCGCGGACCTCATCAAGAAGGCCATGCTGGTGGTGGAGGCGGACCTGCGCGCGAAGGGGCTGCGCACCGTCATGCTGCTGCAGGTGCATGACGAACTGCTGCTCGAGGCGCCCGACGCGGAAGTGGAACAGGTGAAGGGGCTGGTGGCGGCTGGCATGGCGAACGTGGCCACGCTCAAGGTGCCGCTCAAGGTGGATGTGGGCTCGGGGCGGAGCTGGGCGGACGCGCACTGA
- a CDS encoding FHA domain-containing protein, which translates to MSTLVVRLPDGTENEYEVAGELKLGRQPGCDILLTEGGVSRTHARVFSEAGTVFIEDLGSANGTFVDGERIGEPTALTPQSEVVLGDYTLLLKAAPARGSGSRRSPKSAPPEGMPVGAEGAGARSTRALPSIKTAKAPGSGAPAGGALAKRPAKPVGTPPGASSGPMLRGMVGPWAGKTYPLKGKVLVGRLPPAGIVLEDDSVSRKHAELEATSAGVIVRDLGSANGTLLNGDPLGPEPVELQAGDQLQFGVVELAFEAPQAAESAAPSRRGAGAAPPSRRRDAAQGGGDADRRKKLLMVGGGVVGVLLLAGIVKAMLPGTPAEGAMPVGQAGNADPAQQVQDLLSECRSYASSELGAPNWAKAEQTCSQVLDIDPINTDANTLIRRIKLEGEAYGHYSTGEKLLQRLKPEEALESFRKIPRESEYFRRARSKASEAAEQVTRRAQDDCKRYLRDSQWSAAVPRCQTYMAVWCQNQPRDDLQPPLGFTLRLEGRLRKNEWRPKDPLFVKFLISRLKLDPNAIPWTCPVAEVLNRDNLPTDPKVVVQEAVNKRYTNKLMQAAMMDYWFGRGSEALATLQKLRSNYESAQFHAAADEMMKTMSTVDQLFKSGQSYLAADDPEKAAEPLREALEVDKSLMLELAESKPSFYRRSILQDMADKAYQRGRHWADREDKRRGCKLWKLGFSFYAGNSDLNKAAGYCSTLALNTFRGASSCGELAIVLDLAVKGDGVEDMVVAKKKELGCP; encoded by the coding sequence ATGTCCACCCTGGTCGTCCGTCTGCCTGATGGCACGGAGAACGAGTACGAAGTCGCTGGCGAGCTGAAGCTGGGCCGCCAGCCGGGCTGTGACATCCTGCTCACCGAGGGAGGCGTGTCGCGGACGCACGCGCGCGTCTTCTCCGAGGCCGGCACGGTCTTCATCGAGGACCTGGGCAGCGCCAACGGCACGTTCGTGGACGGTGAGCGCATCGGCGAGCCCACCGCGCTCACGCCCCAGTCCGAGGTGGTGCTCGGGGACTACACGCTGCTGCTCAAGGCCGCGCCCGCGCGTGGCTCGGGCTCGCGCCGGTCCCCCAAGTCGGCGCCGCCGGAGGGCATGCCGGTGGGCGCGGAAGGGGCGGGGGCTCGCTCCACGCGGGCGCTTCCCAGCATCAAGACGGCGAAGGCTCCGGGCAGCGGTGCTCCGGCGGGTGGGGCGCTGGCGAAGCGGCCCGCGAAGCCCGTGGGGACGCCTCCAGGGGCCAGCAGCGGGCCCATGCTGCGCGGCATGGTGGGACCGTGGGCGGGCAAGACGTATCCGCTCAAGGGCAAGGTGCTCGTGGGGCGGCTGCCTCCTGCGGGCATCGTGCTGGAGGATGACTCGGTCAGCCGCAAGCACGCGGAGCTGGAGGCGACCAGCGCCGGCGTCATCGTGAGGGACCTGGGCAGCGCCAACGGCACGTTGCTCAACGGTGACCCGTTGGGGCCAGAGCCCGTGGAGCTCCAGGCGGGAGACCAGCTTCAGTTCGGAGTGGTGGAGCTGGCGTTCGAGGCGCCTCAAGCCGCGGAGTCCGCCGCGCCCTCTCGACGAGGCGCGGGTGCCGCGCCTCCCAGCCGCCGGCGCGACGCGGCGCAGGGCGGGGGAGACGCGGACCGGCGCAAGAAGCTGCTCATGGTGGGCGGTGGTGTCGTGGGCGTGCTGCTCCTGGCGGGCATCGTCAAGGCGATGCTGCCGGGCACGCCGGCGGAGGGCGCGATGCCCGTGGGGCAGGCTGGGAATGCGGACCCCGCGCAGCAGGTGCAGGACCTGCTCAGCGAGTGCCGCTCCTATGCCTCCAGCGAGCTGGGCGCACCCAACTGGGCCAAGGCCGAGCAGACGTGTTCGCAGGTCCTGGACATCGACCCCATCAACACGGACGCCAACACCCTCATCCGCCGCATCAAGCTGGAGGGTGAGGCCTATGGGCACTACTCCACGGGCGAGAAGCTGCTGCAGCGCCTCAAGCCGGAGGAGGCGCTGGAGTCCTTCCGGAAGATTCCGAGGGAGAGTGAGTACTTCCGTCGCGCCCGCTCGAAGGCGAGCGAGGCCGCCGAGCAGGTGACCCGGCGCGCGCAGGACGACTGCAAGCGCTACCTGCGCGATTCGCAGTGGAGCGCCGCGGTGCCTCGCTGCCAGACGTACATGGCGGTGTGGTGCCAGAACCAGCCGCGCGACGACCTGCAGCCGCCCCTGGGCTTCACGCTGAGGTTGGAGGGCCGCCTGCGCAAGAACGAGTGGCGTCCCAAGGACCCGCTCTTCGTGAAGTTCCTCATCTCGCGCCTGAAGCTGGACCCCAACGCGATTCCGTGGACGTGCCCGGTGGCGGAGGTGCTCAACCGCGACAACCTGCCCACGGACCCGAAGGTGGTGGTGCAGGAGGCGGTGAACAAGCGCTACACCAACAAGCTGATGCAGGCGGCGATGATGGACTACTGGTTCGGCCGCGGCAGCGAGGCGCTGGCCACGCTCCAGAAGCTGCGCTCCAACTACGAGTCCGCGCAGTTCCACGCCGCGGCGGACGAGATGATGAAGACGATGTCCACGGTGGATCAGCTCTTCAAGAGCGGGCAGAGCTACCTGGCCGCGGATGACCCGGAGAAGGCCGCGGAGCCGCTGCGTGAAGCGCTGGAAGTGGACAAGTCGCTGATGCTGGAGCTGGCGGAGTCCAAGCCGTCGTTCTACCGGCGCAGCATCCTCCAGGACATGGCGGACAAGGCGTACCAGCGCGGCAGGCACTGGGCGGACCGCGAGGACAAGCGCCGCGGGTGCAAGCTGTGGAAGCTGGGCTTCAGCTTCTACGCGGGCAACTCGGACCTCAACAAGGCGGCGGGCTACTGCTCCACCCTGGCGCTCAACACGTTCCGAGGCGCGAGCTCCTGCGGCGAGCTGGCCATCGTGCTGGACCTGGCCGTCAAGGGAGACGGCGTGGAGGACATGGTCGTCGCCAAGAAGAAGGAGCTGGGCTGCCCGTAG
- a CDS encoding ATPase, T2SS/T4P/T4SS family: MFLITLAEKGGGTEQREYHKPEITIGRLPGNDIMLAKGNVSKYHSRIVAKDGKCIIVDMKSTNGTFVNGKKIAAPQVLKPTDEIYIGDYIINVEPLEDAGPAMTRAGQEEEAYDDQGDEGYPEEEPYEDEPPYEEEEPPPAPAPAPVAGRMPASMASALAKNKKKVDPRQERYTRLQKEIHDRLIEYLDLRRMDMDRLGDDELWRRTEKAIRDIIDQMEADGELPEDVDREELLTDVINEALGLGPLEAFLASDEISEIMVNHANQIYIERKGKLTLSEKTFSSNQAVLGVIERIVAPIGRRIDESSPLVDARLKDGSRVNAIIPPLALKGPCITIRKFKKDSLKIQDLIKYKTLTAQMAEFLEMCVKARRNIVISGGTGSGKTTTLNIISAFIPDSERIVTVEDAAELQLPQDHWVQLESRPPNLEGKGAITIRDLVKNCLRMRPDRIVVGECRSGETLDMLQAMNTGHDGSLTTLHANTPRDAIARLETMVLMSGMELPVKAIREQIASAVHMIVQQTRFSDGTRKICFVTEVSGMEVDIVTLQDIFYYKQDGFTEDHKVRGRFVASGFVPKFYDELQRKGIPVNMSIFRED, encoded by the coding sequence ATGTTTTTGATCACCCTCGCGGAAAAGGGCGGCGGGACCGAGCAGCGCGAGTACCACAAGCCGGAAATCACCATCGGTCGGCTGCCCGGCAATGACATCATGCTCGCGAAGGGCAATGTCTCGAAGTACCACTCCCGCATCGTCGCCAAGGATGGCAAGTGCATCATCGTGGATATGAAGTCCACGAACGGCACCTTCGTGAACGGCAAGAAGATCGCCGCTCCGCAGGTGCTGAAGCCGACGGATGAAATCTACATCGGCGACTACATCATCAACGTGGAGCCCCTGGAGGACGCGGGCCCCGCGATGACTCGCGCGGGCCAGGAAGAAGAGGCCTACGACGACCAGGGTGATGAGGGCTACCCGGAGGAGGAGCCGTACGAGGACGAGCCTCCGTACGAAGAGGAGGAGCCTCCTCCCGCGCCCGCACCGGCTCCCGTTGCGGGGCGCATGCCCGCGTCCATGGCCTCCGCGCTGGCCAAGAACAAGAAGAAGGTGGACCCCCGTCAGGAGCGCTACACGCGGCTCCAGAAGGAGATCCATGACCGGCTCATCGAGTACCTCGATTTGCGCCGCATGGACATGGACCGCCTGGGCGACGACGAGCTGTGGCGGCGGACCGAGAAGGCCATCCGCGACATCATCGACCAGATGGAGGCGGACGGAGAGCTCCCGGAGGATGTGGACCGGGAGGAGCTGCTCACCGACGTCATCAACGAGGCGCTGGGCCTGGGGCCCCTCGAGGCGTTCCTCGCGTCGGATGAGATCAGCGAGATCATGGTGAACCACGCCAACCAGATCTACATCGAGCGCAAGGGCAAGCTGACGCTGTCGGAGAAGACGTTCTCGTCGAACCAAGCGGTGCTCGGCGTCATCGAGCGAATCGTGGCGCCCATCGGCCGCCGCATCGACGAGTCCAGCCCGTTGGTGGACGCGCGCCTCAAGGACGGCAGCCGCGTCAACGCCATCATCCCTCCGCTGGCGTTGAAGGGGCCCTGCATCACCATCCGCAAGTTCAAGAAGGACTCGCTGAAGATCCAGGACCTCATCAAGTACAAGACGCTCACGGCGCAGATGGCCGAGTTCCTGGAGATGTGCGTCAAGGCCCGGCGCAACATCGTCATCTCCGGAGGCACCGGTTCCGGGAAGACGACGACGCTCAACATCATCAGCGCCTTCATCCCGGACAGCGAGCGCATCGTCACGGTGGAGGACGCCGCGGAGCTGCAGCTTCCCCAGGACCACTGGGTTCAGCTGGAGAGCCGTCCGCCCAACCTGGAAGGCAAGGGCGCCATCACCATCCGCGACCTGGTGAAGAACTGCCTGCGCATGCGGCCCGACCGCATCGTCGTGGGCGAGTGCCGCTCCGGTGAGACGCTGGACATGCTCCAGGCGATGAACACGGGCCATGACGGCTCGCTCACCACGCTGCACGCGAACACGCCGCGTGACGCCATCGCCCGGCTGGAGACGATGGTGCTCATGTCCGGCATGGAGCTGCCGGTGAAGGCCATCCGTGAGCAGATCGCCAGCGCGGTGCACATGATTGTGCAGCAGACGCGCTTCTCCGACGGCACCCGGAAGATCTGCTTCGTCACGGAGGTGTCCGGCATGGAGGTGGACATCGTCACGCTCCAGGACATCTTCTATTACAAGCAGGATGGCTTCACGGAGGACCACAAGGTGCGTGGCCGCTTCGTGGCGTCCGGCTTCGTGCCGAAGTTCTACGACGAGCTTCAGCGCAAAGGCATCCCCGTCAACATGAGCATCTTCCGCGAGGACTGA